A stretch of the Gossypium hirsutum isolate 1008001.06 chromosome D07, Gossypium_hirsutum_v2.1, whole genome shotgun sequence genome encodes the following:
- the LOC107933951 gene encoding DExH-box ATP-dependent RNA helicase DExH11, translated as MKQGVLTPGRVRLLLHKGLWTLKYFSEHCTRAVYTAPIKTISNQKYRDFYGKFDVGLLTGDVSLRPEASCLIMTTELLRSMLYRGADIIRDIEWVKGLLFVALLYIVVSLLFC; from the exons ATGAAGCAAGGAGTTCTCACTCCTGGACGTGTTCGTCTTTTGCTTCACAAAGGTCTGTGGACTTTGAAATATTTTTCAGAG CATTGCACTAGAGCTGTGTATACTGCTCCAATTAAAACAATTAGCAACCAGAAGTATAGAGATTTCTATGGGAAGTTTGATGTTGGCCTTCTCACAGGTGATGTTAGTTTGAGACCAGAGGCTTCTTGTCTCATCATGACAACTGAATTGTTAAGGTCAATGCTTTATCGAGGTGCAGATATTATTCGTGATATTGAATGGGTGAAGGGGTTGCTTTTTGTAGCATTACTTTACATAGTAGTTTCATTACTTTTCTGCTGA